From Pseudomonas sp. G.S.17, the proteins below share one genomic window:
- a CDS encoding cytochrome b, which produces MQLRNSSSRYGLVSMALHWGVAVAVFGLFALGLWMVGLDYYDGWRKAGPDLHKSIGITLFAVMLIRIVWRLLSPPPPALASYGKWTRIGATFGHLFLYVGLFAVMFAGYLISTADGVGIPVFGLFEIPALISSLPDQADNAGTVHLYLAWVLVIFAGLHGLAALKHHFIDRDVTIKRMLGRT; this is translated from the coding sequence ATGCAGCTACGCAACTCTTCCTCTCGCTACGGTCTGGTCAGCATGGCGCTGCACTGGGGTGTAGCTGTCGCAGTGTTTGGTCTGTTTGCGCTTGGGCTCTGGATGGTCGGCCTCGATTATTACGACGGCTGGCGCAAGGCCGGTCCTGATCTGCACAAGAGTATTGGCATCACGTTGTTCGCTGTCATGTTGATCCGCATCGTGTGGCGCTTGCTCAGCCCACCACCGCCTGCCCTGGCCAGTTATGGCAAGTGGACGCGGATCGGCGCGACATTCGGTCATTTGTTTCTGTACGTCGGTCTGTTTGCCGTGATGTTCGCCGGTTACCTCATTTCCACCGCCGACGGCGTGGGGATTCCGGTGTTTGGCTTGTTCGAGATCCCTGCTTTGATCAGCAGCCTTCCCGATCAGGCGGACAACGCGGGCACGGTTCATTTGTATCTGGCCTGGGTGCTCGTGATCTTCGCGGGGCTTCATGGTCTTGCTGCGTTGAAACACCACTTTATTGATCGCGATGTGACCATCAAACGTATGTTGGGCCGCACTTAA
- a CDS encoding FAD-dependent oxidoreductase — MLSGWLRACALVVVGLVSVSALAIEKQHTAIVVGGGLAGLTAAYELQGKGWQVTLLEAKPNLGGRSGLATSEWIGNSKAQPVLNQYLNQFKLASVPAPEFVRTPSYLIDGVYFTKAELALKQPATAEAMKRYEETLDNLARSISDPENPAANSTLFALDQINVANWLDRLSLPATARQLINQQIRTRYDEPSRLSLLYFAQQSRVNRDIEDRDFRAARLPGGSAVLVESFVKQIKAIKTNSPVSAIIQEKDGVTVKVGAVGYSADYVVVAVPLRALNKIQMTPALDAQHLGAIKSTNYGWRDQIMLKFKTPVWDSKARLSGEIYSNTGLGMLWIEPALKGGANVVINLSGDNARIMQSFGDKQLVDQVLIRLHAFYPQARGAYTGYEIRRYSVDPSTGGAYLAFGPGQISKYWRLWEKPVQRVAFAGEHTDTMFPGTLEGALRTGQRAASQVQDLAAGKSFEPVKVVPAAAPTAPKASGGNFFSNLFGGSSDKAEAKKPEPAKPADTAKPQEKKGFFSRLFGGSDEPAAQPVEKAPEPVPAPVVAPVVAPVVEPAKPEPAKVEPAKKAPVKKTPAKEPAKKAPAKPVTHKAAAKTEPAKKAPVKAKTEAAPAPAADPKN, encoded by the coding sequence ATGCTTTCTGGTTGGCTGCGCGCCTGTGCGCTAGTGGTAGTTGGGCTGGTCAGCGTTTCGGCGCTCGCTATTGAAAAACAACATACAGCCATCGTCGTCGGTGGCGGACTGGCGGGCCTGACGGCGGCCTACGAGCTGCAAGGCAAAGGCTGGCAAGTCACGCTGCTGGAAGCCAAACCCAACCTGGGCGGCCGCTCCGGTCTGGCGACCAGCGAGTGGATCGGCAACAGCAAGGCTCAGCCAGTGCTGAACCAGTACCTGAACCAGTTCAAGCTCGCCAGCGTGCCCGCGCCTGAGTTTGTGCGCACGCCGAGTTATCTGATCGACGGTGTTTATTTCACCAAGGCCGAACTGGCCCTCAAGCAACCGGCCACCGCCGAAGCGATGAAGCGTTACGAGGAAACCCTCGATAACCTCGCGCGTTCGATCAGCGATCCGGAAAACCCGGCCGCCAACAGCACGCTGTTTGCCCTGGACCAGATCAACGTGGCGAACTGGCTGGATCGTCTTTCCTTGCCGGCCACCGCGCGTCAGCTGATCAATCAGCAGATTCGTACCCGTTATGACGAGCCTTCGCGCCTGTCGCTGCTGTATTTCGCACAGCAATCACGGGTCAATCGCGACATTGAAGACCGTGACTTCCGCGCCGCTCGTCTGCCTGGCGGCAGCGCTGTGCTGGTCGAATCGTTCGTGAAGCAGATCAAGGCGATCAAAACCAACTCGCCGGTTTCCGCGATCATCCAGGAAAAGGATGGCGTGACAGTCAAGGTTGGCGCAGTCGGTTACAGCGCTGACTACGTGGTGGTCGCCGTGCCATTGCGGGCGTTGAACAAGATCCAGATGACCCCGGCGCTGGACGCTCAGCACTTGGGCGCGATCAAGAGCACCAACTATGGCTGGCGCGACCAGATCATGCTCAAGTTCAAGACGCCAGTCTGGGACAGCAAGGCGCGTTTGTCGGGCGAGATCTACAGCAACACCGGCCTGGGCATGCTCTGGATCGAGCCTGCACTTAAAGGTGGCGCCAATGTGGTGATCAACCTGTCCGGCGATAACGCGCGGATCATGCAGTCGTTCGGCGACAAACAACTGGTGGACCAGGTACTGATTCGTCTGCACGCGTTCTACCCGCAGGCGCGTGGCGCTTACACCGGTTACGAAATCCGTCGCTACAGCGTCGATCCTTCGACAGGCGGCGCTTACCTGGCATTCGGTCCGGGGCAGATCAGCAAGTACTGGCGCCTGTGGGAAAAGCCTGTTCAGCGTGTAGCTTTCGCTGGCGAGCACACCGACACAATGTTCCCGGGTACGCTGGAAGGTGCCTTGCGCACGGGTCAGCGTGCAGCCAGCCAGGTGCAGGATCTGGCGGCTGGCAAGTCGTTCGAACCGGTCAAGGTCGTTCCGGCTGCGGCACCGACTGCTCCGAAAGCATCCGGCGGCAACTTCTTCAGCAACCTGTTTGGCGGTTCGTCTGACAAGGCTGAAGCGAAGAAACCAGAACCGGCCAAACCAGCCGACACCGCCAAGCCGCAAGAGAAGAAGGGCTTCTTCTCGCGTCTGTTCGGCGGTTCCGACGAGCCGGCTGCACAGCCTGTCGAGAAAGCGCCAGAGCCGGTACCGGCTCCAGTGGTAGCTCCGGTAGTTGCGCCAGTGGTTGAACCGGCCAAGCCTGAGCCTGCCAAGGTGGAACCGGCGAAAAAAGCGCCAGTGAAGAAGACGCCGGCCAAAGAGCCTGCGAAGAAAGCACCGGCCAAGCCTGTGACGCACAAGGCTGCGGCCAAGACCGAGCCCGCCAAAAAGGCCCCGGTGAAAGCCAAGACCGAAGCAGCACCGGCGCCAGCGGCAGATCCGAAAAACTGA
- a CDS encoding beta-ketoacyl-ACP synthase, protein MKRVVVTGMAGITSLGSDWASIEANFNANRSGIRRMNEWDRFTELNTRLAGPIDDFVVPSHWTRKQLRSMGRVSRLAVGAAEQALIGAGLLNDPIIRDGRMGTACGSSTGSTDEIKAFGNMLLNSVAEGLNANSYVRMMPHTTAANISIFFGLTGRLIPTSSACTSGSQGIGYAYESIKFGRLPLMLAGGAEELCPTEAMVFDALYATSLKNDAPQTSPRPYDAGRDGLVIGEGGGMLVLEELEHALARGAYIHAELVGFGSNADGAHSTRPEQSTMRRAMELALEDANLPPEAIGYVNGHGTATEQGDIAETLATSSLFGPRMPISSQKSFLGHTLGACGALESWFCIEMLNRDRYIHTMNLDQIDPQCGELDYLRGEPRVMSHEYVMNNNFAFGGVNTSLIFKRWR, encoded by the coding sequence ATGAAACGCGTCGTCGTCACCGGCATGGCCGGCATCACCTCACTGGGCAGCGACTGGGCCAGCATCGAAGCCAACTTCAACGCCAATCGCAGCGGCATTCGGCGCATGAACGAATGGGACCGTTTCACCGAACTCAACACTCGCCTCGCCGGACCCATCGATGACTTCGTGGTGCCATCGCACTGGACCCGCAAGCAACTGCGCAGCATGGGCCGGGTTTCGCGACTCGCCGTGGGCGCGGCGGAACAGGCGTTGATCGGCGCGGGGCTGTTGAACGACCCGATCATCCGTGACGGACGCATGGGCACTGCGTGCGGTTCGTCCACCGGCAGCACCGACGAGATCAAGGCGTTCGGCAATATGCTGCTCAACTCGGTCGCGGAAGGTTTGAACGCCAATTCCTACGTACGCATGATGCCGCACACCACGGCGGCGAATATCAGCATCTTCTTCGGCCTGACCGGGCGCTTGATTCCCACTTCCAGCGCGTGCACCAGCGGCAGCCAGGGCATCGGTTACGCCTATGAATCGATCAAGTTCGGCCGTTTGCCGTTGATGCTGGCGGGCGGTGCGGAAGAACTGTGCCCGACCGAAGCCATGGTCTTCGACGCGCTGTACGCCACCAGCCTGAAAAACGACGCGCCACAGACCAGCCCGCGCCCTTATGACGCAGGCCGTGACGGCCTGGTGATCGGCGAAGGCGGCGGCATGCTGGTCCTCGAAGAACTGGAACATGCGTTGGCGCGGGGTGCGTATATCCACGCCGAGCTGGTCGGTTTCGGCAGCAACGCCGACGGCGCCCACAGCACCCGACCGGAGCAAAGCACCATGCGCCGCGCCATGGAGCTGGCGCTGGAAGACGCCAACCTGCCGCCCGAAGCCATCGGCTACGTCAACGGCCACGGCACCGCGACCGAACAAGGCGACATCGCCGAAACCCTGGCCACCAGCAGCCTGTTCGGCCCACGCATGCCGATCAGTTCGCAGAAAAGCTTCCTCGGCCACACCCTCGGCGCATGCGGTGCGCTGGAGTCCTGGTTCTGCATCGAAATGCTCAACCGCGACCGCTACATCCACACCATGAACCTCGACCAGATCGACCCCCAATGCGGCGAACTCGACTACCTGCGCGGCGAACCTCGGGTCATGAGCCATGAATACGTGATGAACAACAACTTCGCGTTTGGCGGGGTGAATACCTCGTTGATCTTCAAGCGGTGGCGGTGA
- a CDS encoding beta-ketoacyl-[acyl-carrier-protein] synthase family protein, which translates to MTAYLNALGLICALGNDREEVARRLFAGDGSGMRNESGWVPERVLPVGAVKTELPLIPGHLAAHGSRNNQLLLAAALQIEGEIRQAIERHGPERIGVILGTSTSGIDEASDSIAVWLSNRQFPESYDYQQQELSAPANFLADWLQLSGPAYVISTACTSSARALLSARRALDQGLCDAVLCGGVDSLCKLTLNGFSALEAMSTQRCNPFSRNRDGINIGEAAVLFLMTRESNGEHAIALLGAGASCDAHHISAPEPTGRGARQAMQQALDNAGLKAQDIDYLNLHGTATPLNDAMESLAVHAIFPDGVPCSSTKPLTGHTLGAAGALEAAFCWLSLAPENTERAVPPQLWDGQADPQLPALRWTAPGERLAHTDRRCLMSNSFAFGGNNISLIIGDAP; encoded by the coding sequence ATGACTGCCTACCTCAACGCCCTGGGCCTGATTTGCGCCCTGGGCAACGACCGCGAAGAAGTCGCCCGTCGGCTGTTTGCCGGTGACGGCAGCGGCATGCGCAACGAAAGCGGCTGGGTGCCCGAGCGCGTGTTGCCGGTGGGTGCGGTCAAAACCGAGTTGCCGCTGATTCCCGGGCATCTGGCCGCTCATGGCAGTCGCAACAATCAGTTGTTACTGGCCGCAGCGCTGCAAATCGAAGGCGAGATTCGCCAGGCAATTGAGCGCCACGGCCCGGAACGTATCGGCGTGATTCTCGGCACCAGCACGTCGGGCATCGACGAAGCCAGCGACAGCATCGCTGTCTGGCTGAGCAACCGGCAATTCCCCGAATCATACGATTATCAGCAACAGGAACTCAGCGCCCCGGCCAACTTTCTGGCCGACTGGCTGCAGCTGAGCGGCCCGGCTTATGTGATTTCCACCGCCTGCACCTCCAGCGCCCGCGCCCTGCTCAGTGCCCGCCGCGCGCTGGATCAAGGCCTGTGCGACGCGGTGTTGTGTGGCGGCGTGGACAGCTTGTGCAAACTGACCTTGAACGGCTTTTCGGCGCTGGAAGCGATGTCGACCCAGCGCTGCAATCCGTTCTCGCGCAATCGTGACGGGATCAACATTGGCGAAGCCGCTGTGTTGTTTCTCATGACCCGCGAAAGCAACGGCGAACATGCCATCGCCTTGCTCGGCGCGGGTGCCAGTTGCGACGCGCATCATATTTCCGCACCGGAACCCACCGGGCGTGGCGCGCGCCAGGCCATGCAGCAAGCGCTGGATAACGCCGGGCTCAAGGCACAGGACATTGATTATCTGAATTTGCACGGCACCGCGACGCCACTCAATGACGCCATGGAAAGCCTTGCCGTCCACGCGATCTTCCCCGACGGCGTGCCGTGCTCCTCGACCAAACCGCTCACCGGTCATACGCTGGGCGCAGCGGGTGCACTGGAAGCAGCGTTCTGCTGGTTGAGTCTGGCGCCCGAGAACACTGAGCGTGCAGTACCGCCGCAATTATGGGATGGCCAGGCCGATCCGCAATTGCCCGCGCTGCGCTGGACCGCACCCGGTGAACGCCTGGCGCACACTGACCGGCGCTGCCTGATGAGCAATTCGTTTGCGTTCGGCGGCAACAACATCAGCCTGATTATCGGAGATGCCCCTTGA
- a CDS encoding 16S rRNA (uracil(1498)-N(3))-methyltransferase yields the protein MRLSRFFIDAPLSLGEHELPEAQAHYIGRVLRMAEGDALQLFDGSGQEFRGTLLEVGKKRVRVQLNETFAGQTESPLLIHLGQGLSRGERMDWAIQKATELGVTQITPIVSERCEVRLKDDRAEKRQLHWQQIAISACEQCGRSVVPVIHPPMALADWLKRTEADLKLVLHPVAEPLTSHSKPNSLAFLIGPEGGLNDAEVDQAKDAGFHAARLGPRVLRTETAPIVALSVAQQLWGDF from the coding sequence ATGAGACTGTCACGCTTTTTCATCGACGCCCCCCTGAGCCTCGGCGAACACGAATTGCCTGAAGCCCAGGCGCATTACATCGGGCGCGTGTTGCGCATGGCCGAGGGTGATGCGCTGCAACTGTTCGACGGTTCGGGGCAGGAGTTTCGCGGCACCTTGCTGGAAGTCGGCAAGAAACGCGTGCGGGTGCAGCTCAACGAAACCTTCGCCGGCCAGACCGAATCCCCGCTGCTGATCCATCTGGGCCAGGGTTTGTCTCGTGGCGAACGCATGGACTGGGCGATTCAGAAAGCCACCGAACTGGGCGTCACGCAGATCACGCCAATTGTCAGCGAGCGCTGCGAAGTGCGTCTCAAGGACGACCGCGCGGAAAAGCGTCAGCTGCATTGGCAACAGATTGCAATCAGCGCCTGCGAGCAATGTGGTCGTTCAGTGGTGCCGGTGATTCATCCGCCGATGGCGCTGGCCGACTGGCTCAAACGTACCGAAGCCGACCTGAAACTGGTGCTGCACCCGGTCGCCGAACCGCTGACCAGCCACAGCAAGCCGAACTCGCTGGCGTTCCTGATCGGCCCGGAAGGCGGCTTGAACGACGCTGAAGTCGATCAGGCCAAGGACGCCGGCTTCCACGCCGCCCGCCTCGGCCCGCGCGTGCTGCGCACTGAAACTGCACCGATCGTAGCGCTGAGCGTGGCGCAGCAGTTGTGGGGGGATTTTTAA
- a CDS encoding YceI family protein, with protein sequence MLKKTLAALALGTALLSAGQAMAADYTIDKEQQHAFINFKISHLGYSFIYGTFKDWSGTFSFDAAKPEDSKISIDLKTASVFTNHAERDKHISSKDFLDVATYPDAKFVSTKVVTTGKNADGKVTADVTGDLTFHGVTKPVVVKTVFLGEGKDPWGGYRAGFEGTTSIKRSDFGKMMDLGPQSDTLDLDISFEGVKAK encoded by the coding sequence ATGTTGAAGAAGACTCTCGCCGCTCTGGCTCTGGGTACCGCACTATTGTCCGCCGGACAGGCGATGGCCGCTGATTACACAATCGACAAAGAGCAGCAACACGCTTTCATCAATTTCAAAATCAGCCACTTGGGCTACAGCTTCATCTACGGCACATTCAAGGACTGGAGCGGTACGTTCAGCTTCGACGCTGCCAAGCCTGAAGACAGCAAAATCAGCATCGACCTGAAAACCGCCAGCGTTTTCACCAACCATGCTGAACGTGACAAGCACATCAGCAGCAAGGATTTCCTGGACGTAGCGACCTATCCGGACGCCAAGTTCGTGTCCACCAAAGTCGTGACTACCGGCAAAAATGCTGACGGCAAAGTGACTGCTGATGTCACCGGCGACCTGACCTTCCACGGCGTAACCAAGCCGGTTGTGGTCAAGACCGTGTTCCTGGGCGAAGGCAAGGATCCATGGGGCGGCTACCGCGCTGGCTTTGAAGGCACCACTTCGATCAAACGTTCCGATTTCGGCAAGATGATGGACCTGGGTCCACAATCTGACACGCTGGACCTGGACATCAGCTTCGAAGGCGTCAAAGCCAAGTAA
- a CDS encoding adenosylmethionine--8-amino-7-oxononanoate transaminase — protein MGLNNQWMQRDLAVLWHPCTQMKDHENLPLIPIKRGEGVWLEDFEGKRYLDAVSSWWVNVFGHANPRINQRIKDQVDQLEHVILAGFSHQPVIELSERLVKMTPDGLTRCFYSDNGSSCIEVALKMSFHYWLNRGKPDKKRFVTLTNSYHGETMAAMSVGDVPLFTETYKALLLDTIKVPSPDCYHRPEGMSWEEHSRNMFAAMEQTLAEHHDTVAAVIVEPLIQGAGGMRMYDPIYLKLLRDACDRYGVHLIHDEIAVGFGRTGTMFACEQAGIRPDFLCLSKALTGGYLPLAACITTDDVYDAFYDDYPTLRAFLHSHSYTGNPLACAAALATLDIFEQDNVIENNKALAQRMKTATAHLADHPNVAEVRQTGMAVAIEMVQDKATKTAYPWQERRGLKVFQHALERGALLRPLGSVVYFLPPYVITPEQIDFLAEVATEGIDIATRTSISVAVRENFHPDFRDPG, from the coding sequence ATGGGCTTGAATAATCAGTGGATGCAACGCGACCTCGCGGTCCTGTGGCACCCCTGCACCCAGATGAAAGATCACGAAAACCTGCCGCTGATCCCCATCAAGCGCGGCGAAGGCGTCTGGCTGGAGGACTTTGAAGGCAAGCGTTACCTGGACGCCGTGAGCTCCTGGTGGGTCAATGTGTTCGGCCATGCCAATCCGCGCATCAATCAACGCATCAAGGATCAGGTCGACCAGCTGGAGCACGTGATTCTGGCGGGTTTCAGTCATCAACCGGTGATCGAACTTTCCGAGCGTCTGGTCAAAATGACGCCGGACGGCCTGACTCGTTGCTTCTACTCCGACAACGGTTCGTCCTGCATCGAAGTCGCCTTGAAAATGAGCTTTCATTACTGGCTCAATCGCGGCAAACCGGACAAGAAGCGCTTCGTCACCCTGACCAACAGCTATCACGGCGAAACCATGGCCGCGATGTCGGTGGGCGATGTGCCGCTGTTCACCGAAACCTACAAGGCGCTGCTGCTGGACACCATCAAGGTGCCGAGCCCCGACTGTTATCACCGCCCCGAAGGCATGAGCTGGGAAGAACACTCGCGCAACATGTTCGCCGCCATGGAACAAACCCTCGCCGAACACCATGACACGGTTGCAGCGGTCATCGTCGAGCCGTTGATCCAGGGCGCGGGCGGCATGCGCATGTACGACCCGATCTACCTCAAACTGCTGCGCGATGCCTGCGACCGTTACGGCGTGCATCTGATTCACGATGAAATCGCCGTGGGTTTTGGTCGCACCGGCACCATGTTTGCGTGCGAACAGGCCGGCATCCGCCCGGATTTCCTGTGCCTGTCCAAGGCGTTGACCGGCGGTTATCTGCCGTTGGCGGCCTGCATCACCACCGATGATGTGTACGACGCGTTCTACGACGACTATCCAACCTTGCGGGCCTTCCTGCATTCCCACAGCTACACCGGCAACCCGCTGGCGTGTGCGGCGGCATTGGCTACGCTGGATATCTTCGAGCAGGACAACGTCATCGAGAACAACAAAGCCTTGGCCCAACGCATGAAAACCGCCACGGCGCACCTTGCGGACCACCCGAACGTGGCCGAAGTGCGCCAGACCGGCATGGCCGTGGCCATCGAAATGGTGCAGGACAAGGCAACCAAAACCGCCTATCCGTGGCAAGAGCGCCGTGGTTTGAAAGTTTTCCAGCACGCCCTGGAACGCGGCGCGCTGTTGCGACCGCTGGGTAGCGTGGTGTATTTCCTGCCGCCGTATGTGATCACCCCGGAACAGATCGACTTCCTCGCCGAAGTGGCGACCGAAGGCATTGATATCGCGACGCGTACCAGCATCAGCGTTGCCGTGCGCGAGAATTTTCATCCCGACTTCCGTGATCCGGGTTAA
- a CDS encoding hemolysin III family protein has translation MYYGEKFNAWSHLVGAVLALVGAVWLLVYASLYGDVWKVVSMAIYGATLVTLYSASTVYHSVRGRAKQIMQKVDHFSIYLLIAGSYTPFCLVTLRGAWGWTLFGIVWGLAIIGILQEIKPRSEARVMSIVIYAVMGWIVLVAVKPLLAALGTAGFSFLAAGGALYTIGIIFFAYDTRFRHWHGIWHLFVIAGSLLHFVAICFYVL, from the coding sequence ATGTATTACGGAGAAAAATTCAACGCCTGGTCGCATCTGGTCGGCGCCGTGCTGGCGTTGGTTGGCGCGGTCTGGTTGCTGGTGTATGCGAGTTTGTACGGCGATGTGTGGAAAGTCGTCAGCATGGCGATTTATGGCGCAACGCTGGTGACCTTGTACAGCGCGTCAACGGTGTACCACAGCGTTCGCGGGCGGGCGAAACAGATCATGCAGAAGGTTGATCACTTTTCGATCTATCTGCTGATTGCCGGCAGCTACACGCCGTTTTGCCTGGTCACGCTGCGCGGCGCGTGGGGCTGGACGTTGTTCGGCATCGTCTGGGGCCTGGCGATCATCGGCATCCTGCAGGAAATCAAACCGCGCTCCGAAGCGCGGGTGATGTCCATCGTCATCTATGCGGTGATGGGCTGGATTGTGCTGGTGGCAGTCAAACCGTTGCTGGCGGCATTGGGCACAGCAGGCTTTAGCTTCCTGGCAGCGGGCGGCGCGTTGTACACCATCGGCATCATTTTCTTCGCCTATGACACACGCTTTCGCCATTGGCACGGGATCTGGCATCTGTTTGTCATCGCCGGAAGCCTGCTGCACTTTGTGGCGATTTGTTTTTATGTGCTTTGA
- a CDS encoding hotdog family protein: protein MKQWPLAELIPHAGDMILIDEILSFDEEQIQTRLTVRPGGLFNREDGSIPAWVGIELMAQSVAAYAGYRARTRGENVELGFLLGSRKFECNVDCFPAGSELTIHALRSLQDESGMGIFECRLTGPDIEAFARLNVYCPPQPTKYLAEGTAT from the coding sequence TTGAAGCAATGGCCCCTCGCCGAGCTGATCCCCCATGCTGGCGACATGATTCTTATCGATGAAATCCTCAGCTTTGATGAGGAACAGATTCAAACGCGCCTGACCGTGCGGCCCGGCGGCCTGTTCAACCGCGAAGACGGCAGCATCCCGGCATGGGTCGGCATCGAACTGATGGCGCAAAGTGTCGCGGCCTACGCGGGCTATCGCGCACGGACCCGAGGCGAAAACGTCGAACTCGGTTTTCTGCTCGGCAGCCGCAAGTTCGAATGCAACGTTGACTGTTTTCCCGCAGGTAGCGAACTGACCATCCACGCTCTGCGTTCATTGCAGGACGAAAGCGGCATGGGCATTTTCGAATGCCGCCTGACCGGCCCCGACATCGAAGCGTTCGCCCGCCTGAACGTGTATTGCCCGCCGCAACCTACGAAGTACCTGGCCGAAGGAACCGCAACATGA
- the fabG gene encoding 3-oxoacyl-ACP reductase FabG: MTDSILVTGSSRGIGRAIAVRLAQAGFDLILHCRNGRSDAEAVQAEILALGRQARILQFDVSDRASCKAILEADVETHGAYYGVVLNAGLTRDGAFPALTDDDWDEVLRTNLDGFYNVLHPVMMPMIRRRAAGRIVCITSVSGLIGNRGQVNYSASKAGIIGAAKALAIELGKRKITVNCVAPGLIDTAMLDENVPVDELMKMIPAQRMGTPEEVAGAVNFLMSAEASYITRQVLAVNGGLC, translated from the coding sequence ATGACTGACTCGATACTGGTCACCGGCTCCAGCCGTGGCATCGGCCGCGCCATCGCCGTGCGTCTGGCCCAGGCGGGTTTCGACCTGATCCTGCATTGCCGCAACGGGCGCAGCGACGCCGAAGCCGTGCAGGCCGAAATCCTCGCGCTGGGGCGTCAGGCGCGCATCCTGCAATTCGATGTGTCCGACCGCGCCAGCTGCAAAGCCATTCTCGAAGCCGACGTGGAAACCCACGGCGCGTATTACGGCGTGGTGCTCAACGCCGGCCTGACCCGCGACGGCGCATTCCCGGCGCTGACCGATGACGATTGGGACGAAGTGTTGCGCACCAATCTCGATGGTTTCTATAACGTCCTGCACCCGGTGATGATGCCGATGATCCGCCGTCGCGCGGCCGGGCGTATTGTGTGCATTACCTCGGTTTCCGGGCTGATCGGCAATCGCGGGCAGGTCAATTACAGCGCGTCCAAGGCCGGTATCATCGGCGCCGCCAAAGCGCTGGCCATCGAACTGGGCAAGCGCAAGATCACCGTCAATTGCGTCGCGCCGGGTTTGATCGACACCGCCATGCTCGACGAAAACGTGCCGGTGGATGAACTGATGAAAATGATCCCGGCCCAGCGTATGGGCACCCCTGAAGAAGTCGCGGGTGCCGTGAATTTCCTGATGTCGGCCGAAGCGTCGTACATCACTCGCCAGGTATTGGCCGTCAATGGAGGCCTGTGCTGA
- a CDS encoding LysR substrate-binding domain-containing protein: MQIDDELTLKKLEIFLAFMRTGNLARAAAELQTSNVSVHRAIHSLESALRCPLFKHEGRNLTPLESAYVLEERAQKLIQDVLATVELTRQAAGFSAARFKLGALYSLTVKTVPQLIMGLKIRRSELNIDLILGSNIDLFYKLKNMEVDAILVSLDESVNDPDCEHLPLFSDDIFLAAPADSPFSQHSEVDLSDLREATFITLTQGFATHRDGARVFQRAGFEPKVAMQVNDIFTLLSMVSSGVGYALLPGRIAAVYENRVRLIPLQARYHMQQHIGLVFLKSRERDPNLLALVAECRMYSNRQLS, from the coding sequence ATGCAAATCGACGATGAGTTGACCCTCAAGAAGCTGGAAATTTTCCTGGCCTTCATGCGCACTGGCAACCTCGCCCGGGCGGCCGCCGAGTTGCAGACCAGCAATGTCAGCGTACACAGGGCGATTCATTCTCTGGAAAGTGCCTTGCGCTGCCCGCTGTTCAAACACGAAGGACGCAATCTGACGCCGCTGGAAAGCGCCTATGTGCTGGAAGAGCGCGCGCAGAAGCTGATCCAGGACGTGCTCGCCACTGTCGAACTTACGCGGCAAGCGGCCGGTTTCTCGGCGGCGCGTTTCAAGCTGGGCGCGCTGTATTCGTTGACAGTCAAGACTGTGCCGCAATTGATCATGGGTCTGAAAATCCGCCGCAGCGAGCTGAATATCGACTTGATTCTGGGCTCGAATATCGACCTGTTCTACAAGCTGAAGAACATGGAAGTGGACGCCATCCTGGTGTCGCTGGACGAAAGCGTCAACGACCCGGATTGCGAGCACTTGCCGCTGTTTTCCGACGACATTTTCCTGGCGGCACCAGCCGATTCGCCGTTTTCGCAACACAGCGAAGTCGACCTCAGTGATCTGCGTGAGGCGACGTTCATCACCCTCACCCAAGGCTTCGCCACCCACCGCGATGGCGCGCGGGTGTTTCAGCGGGCGGGGTTTGAACCGAAAGTGGCGATGCAGGTTAACGACATTTTTACTCTGCTGAGCATGGTCAGCTCAGGCGTGGGTTATGCCCTGCTGCCGGGACGCATCGCGGCCGTCTACGAAAACCGCGTGCGCCTGATCCCGCTGCAGGCGCGTTATCACATGCAGCAGCACATCGGCCTGGTGTTCCTCAAATCCCGCGAGCGAGACCCTAATCTGCTGGCGTTGGTCGCGGAATGCCGGATGTACAGCAATCGGCAGCTGTCATGA